A window from Triticum aestivum cultivar Chinese Spring chromosome 6D, IWGSC CS RefSeq v2.1, whole genome shotgun sequence encodes these proteins:
- the LOC123145173 gene encoding uncharacterized protein isoform X1 yields the protein MFPSLYSNLMFFDSRYMEDAGNDGVHDASADSALLSNAFPELSFHILPRFHKNINMLGCVSLPATSLSPTHPSGQVACYPLIVSIGAVSHILSRRDEALKYLWKSTMQALSDDDTAFSYISS from the exons ATGTTTCCATCTTTATATTCTAATTTGATGTTTTTTGATTCACGGTATATGGAGGATGCAGGAAATGATGGAGTGCACGATGCTTCAGCAGATTCTGCATTATTGTCAAACGCCTTTCCTGAG CTCAGTTTTCACATCCTTCCCAGGTTTCACAAAAACATAAACATGCTTGGATGTGTGTCCTTGCCGGCGACCTCGCTGTCTCCAACCCATCCGTCTGGACAG GTAGCTTGCTATCCTCTCATCGTGTCTATTGGTGCAGTATCTCATATCCTCTCTCGAAGAGATGAG GCCCTCAAGTACCTGTGGAAGTCTACCATGCAAGCATTATCCGACGATGACACTGCTTTTTCGTACATATCATCTTAA
- the LOC123145173 gene encoding uncharacterized protein isoform X2, with protein MDAGNDGVHDASADSALLSNAFPELSFHILPRFHKNINMLGCVSLPATSLSPTHPSGQVACYPLIVSIGAVSHILSRRDEALKYLWKSTMQALSDDDTAFSYISS; from the exons ATG GATGCAGGAAATGATGGAGTGCACGATGCTTCAGCAGATTCTGCATTATTGTCAAACGCCTTTCCTGAG CTCAGTTTTCACATCCTTCCCAGGTTTCACAAAAACATAAACATGCTTGGATGTGTGTCCTTGCCGGCGACCTCGCTGTCTCCAACCCATCCGTCTGGACAG GTAGCTTGCTATCCTCTCATCGTGTCTATTGGTGCAGTATCTCATATCCTCTCTCGAAGAGATGAG GCCCTCAAGTACCTGTGGAAGTCTACCATGCAAGCATTATCCGACGATGACACTGCTTTTTCGTACATATCATCTTAA
- the LOC123145173 gene encoding uncharacterized protein isoform X3 has protein sequence MQEMMECTMLQQILHYCQTPFLSFHILPRFHKNINMLGCVSLPATSLSPTHPSGQVACYPLIVSIGAVSHILSRRDEALKYLWKSTMQALSDDDTAFSYISS, from the exons ATGCAGGAAATGATGGAGTGCACGATGCTTCAGCAGATTCTGCATTATTGTCAAACGCCTTTCCTGAG TTTTCACATCCTTCCCAGGTTTCACAAAAACATAAACATGCTTGGATGTGTGTCCTTGCCGGCGACCTCGCTGTCTCCAACCCATCCGTCTGGACAG GTAGCTTGCTATCCTCTCATCGTGTCTATTGGTGCAGTATCTCATATCCTCTCTCGAAGAGATGAG GCCCTCAAGTACCTGTGGAAGTCTACCATGCAAGCATTATCCGACGATGACACTGCTTTTTCGTACATATCATCTTAA
- the LOC123145173 gene encoding uncharacterized protein isoform X4 gives MEMMECTMLQQILHYCQTPFLSFHILPRFHKNINMLGCVSLPATSLSPTHPSGQVACYPLIVSIGAVSHILSRRDEALKYLWKSTMQALSDDDTAFSYISS, from the exons ATG GAAATGATGGAGTGCACGATGCTTCAGCAGATTCTGCATTATTGTCAAACGCCTTTCCTGAG TTTTCACATCCTTCCCAGGTTTCACAAAAACATAAACATGCTTGGATGTGTGTCCTTGCCGGCGACCTCGCTGTCTCCAACCCATCCGTCTGGACAG GTAGCTTGCTATCCTCTCATCGTGTCTATTGGTGCAGTATCTCATATCCTCTCTCGAAGAGATGAG GCCCTCAAGTACCTGTGGAAGTCTACCATGCAAGCATTATCCGACGATGACACTGCTTTTTCGTACATATCATCTTAA